The following coding sequences are from one Mugil cephalus isolate CIBA_MC_2020 chromosome 9, CIBA_Mcephalus_1.1, whole genome shotgun sequence window:
- the slc6a4a gene encoding solute carrier family 6 member 4a has protein sequence METKDLMMTSVPTMDKGQNEGEGDKERDEVGEEEEGTQQENGRLMVADGLADRGPKSLTSGQRVSNGFTTSTPQSPREGPGTAACAMGTASAPGGGAGSTVPLGGLRTLVVQQTSLDRPRETWSKKMDFLLSVIGYAVDLGNVWRFPYICYQNGGGAFLLPYLLMAVFGGVPLFYMELALGQFHRSGCISIWKHICPIFKGIGFAICIIALYIAFYYNTIMAWALYYLLSSFRPTLPWTTCTNSWNTANCNRYMSSDHNVSWSNNSTSPAEEFYTRQVLQVHHSPGLHQLGSVSWQLALCLLFIFTIVYFSIWKGVKTSGKVVWVTATFPYLVLFVLLIRGATLPGAWRGVVFYLKPDWEKLLTTTVWIDAAAQIFFSLGPGFGVLLAFASYNPFHNNCYKDALVTSSVNCLTSFLSGFVIFTVLGYMAEMRQQNVDAVAKDAGPSLLFIIYAEAIANMPAATFFAIIFFLMIIMLGLDSTFAGLEGVITAMLDEFPHILAKRREWFVFGLVCVCYLGALSTLTYGGAFVVKLFEEYATGPAVITVVLLEVIAVSWFYGTQRFCNDIQDMLGFYPGYFWRVCWVAICPCFLLFIIISFLAFPPEVKLFDYHYPPWTTVLGYCIGVSSFICVPAYMVYHLLSAKGTFKQRLLKSITPEPSENHRDFIVTNAV, from the exons ATGGAGACAAAAGATTTGATGATGACGAGCGTGCCGACGATGGACAAAGGGCAGAATGAAGGAGAGGGGGATAAAGAGAGAGACGAGGtgggggaagaagaggagggcaCGCAGCAGGAAAATGGTAGACTGATGGTGGCCGATGGTCTCGCCGACAGAGGACCCAAGAGCCTGACCTCCGGCCAACGGGTGTCCAATGGCTTCACGACGTCCACCCCTCAGAGCCCCAGGGAGGGACCGGGAACTGCAGCTTGCGCGATGGGTACAGCGTCTGCGCCCGGAGGTGGCGCCGGGTCCACGGTGCCACTGGGAGGCCTCAGGACTCTGGTGGTCCAACAGACCAGCTTGGATCGGCCCAGAGAGACTTGGAGCAAGAAGATGGACTTCTTGCTGTCTGTGATCGGCTACGCCGTGGACCTAGGAAATGTCTGGCGCTTCCCGTACATCTGCTACCAaaatggaggag GTGCCTTTTTGCTGCCCTACCTGTTGATGGCAGTGTTCGGAGGTGTGCCTCTCTTCTACATGGAGCTGGCTCTCGGACAGTTCCACCGCAGCGGCTGCATCTCCATCTGGAAGCACATCTGCCCCATCTTCAAAG GGATAGGCTTTGCCATCTGCATCATAGCCCTTTACATAGCGTTCTACTACAACACCATCATGGCCTGGGCCTTGTACTACCTGCTATCGTCATTTCGGCCCACGCTTCCCTGGACGACCTGCACCAACAGCTGGAACACAGCCAACTGTAACCGCTACATGTCCTCTGACCACAACGTGTCTTGGTCCAACAACTCTACGTCCCCGGCTGAGGAATTCTATAC TCGTCAGGTGTTACAGGTTCATCATTCCCCAGGTCTGCACCAGCTGGGCTCTGTCAGCTGGCAGCTGGCCCTCTGTCTGCTCTTCATCTTCACCATCGTCTACTTCAGTATCTGGAAGGGAGTCAAGACGTCTGGAAAG GTAGTGTGGGTGACTGCTACCTTTCCCTACCTGGTCCTCTTCGTCTTGCTCATTCGTGGGGCCACTCTGCCGGGGGCTTGGAGGGGTGTTGTTTTCTATCTCAAACCTGATTGGGAGAAACTGCTTACCACTACG GTGTGGATTGATGCTGCAGCTCAGATCTTCTTCTCTCTGGGTCCGGGGTTCGGCGTGCTCCTCGCCTTTGCCAGCTATAATCCCTTTCACAACAACTGCTACAA AGATGCGTTGGTCACCAGCTCCGTGAACTGTCTGACTAGCTTCCTGTCTGGCTTTGTTATCTTTACCGTGCTGGGGTACATGGCTGAGATGAGGCAACAGAATGTGGACGCTGTGGCTAAGGATGCAG GTCCCAGTTTGTTGTTCATCATCTATGCTGAGGCCATAGCAAACATGCCCGCTGCAACTTTCTTTGccatcatcttcttcctcatgaTCATAATGTTGGGCCTGGATAGCACG TTTGCAGGGTTGGAGGGAGTAATCACAGCCATGCTAGATGAGTTCCCTCATATCCTGGCAAAAAGACGAGAGTGGTTTGTCTTCggccttgtgtgtgtctgctacCTTGGGGCTCTTTCCACACTCACATAT GGAGGAGCGTTTGTGGTGAAGCTGTTTGAGGAGTACGCTACAGGCCCTGCAGTCATCACTGTGGTGCTGCTTGAAGTCATCGCTGTCTCCTGGTTCTATG GTACGCAGCGTTTCTGTAATGACATCCAGGACATGCTTGGGTTCTACCCGGGTTATTTCTGGAGGGTCTGCTGGGTAGCCATCTGCCCCTGCTTTCTGCTG TTCATTATCATCAGTTTCCTGGCATTCCCACCAGAAGTCAAGTTGTTTGACTACCACTACCCACCGTGGACCACCGTCCTAGGCTACTGCATTGGGGTGTCTTCATTCATCTGTGTGCCTGCTTACATGGTTTACCACTTGCTTAGTGCTAAGGGCACTTTCAAACAG